GCAACACCCCAGATTACTTCCACACCTTCGCGGAATTTGCTCATGAACTCGTGAATCTCGTTCATTTCCTCCATCATCAGTTCCGACGACGGGCAGAAAGATACGTTCAGCATAACCTTCTTGGCGTTGAAGATATCATTATTATTGAGCAATGGAGAATGGAGAGCATCGTCTATGGCCTTGGTGACACGGTTTTCTCCTTCGCCGAATCCGGTACTCATGATGGCTACGCCACCATCTTTCAGGATGGTCTTGACGTCGGCAAAGTCCAGGTTGACCGTACCACGCATGGTGATAATCTCGGCAATGCTCTTGGCGGCAATCGAGAGGGTATCATCGGCTTTGCCGAAGGCGTTCATAAAGGTAAGGTCGGCATATATTTCGCGCAGGCGTTCGTTGTTGATAACCAGCAGGGCATCAACGTGCTGGGCGATGCGTTCCACACCGTCCAGTGCCTGGATGATTTTCTTTTCTCCTTCGAAGATAAAGGGGATGGTGACGATACCGACAGTCAGGATATCCATTTCCTTCGCAATGCGGGCAATGACAGGGGCGGCTCCGGTTCCGGTTCCTCCTCCCATTCCGGCGGTGATGAATACCATCTTGGTGCCGTCATTCAGTTGGCTTTTGATATCTTCTATACTTTCTTCGGCGGCGTCGCGTGCCCGTTCGGGACGGTTGCCGGCTCCAAGCCCTTGGGTGATGCTACGGCCCAGTTGCAGTTTCACCGGGACGGGTGATTCGGCTAACGCCTGGTTGTCCGTGTTGCAAAGAACGAACGTTACATCATGGATACCTTCCCGGTACATGTGGTTTACAGCGTTACCACCACCACCACCTACACCAATCACTTTGATGATTTTCGGTGAATCTGTCGGGAAATCGAATTGTACTATCTCGTCCATATCCTATCTATTTTTATTTATCACTAAAACACTAATCACTTACTTCATATCGTCGTCGGAGAAGATTTCTTTCGTCAGCGAGTCAATCTTACGCTGAATCCAGCTCGGGCCGGCTTCTCTTTTCCGTCTTTCTTTCTCTTCCTTCTCCTTCTGCTTACGAAGCTTTTCCGCTTCTTTGGCTGCTGTCTTCGCTTCCCGTTCTTCCTCCTCTTTTTTAAGCCGGGCGATGCGGGCTTGCTCTTTCAGTTCCTGGTCGTCCTCAAACATATCTACCGTTTTGTGGACTTCTGCCGGTTCCGGTTTGGAAGTTGCCGGAGCGGGAGCAGGTTGCGGAGCGGTTTCTGTCAGACAGCAGTTCTGGTTTCCTTCAAACAGAAGTCCGAACAGTGTGTTCTGCGAACCGTCTTTTTTCAGGATATTGCTTGGGGCATGAACTGTGTTGCGAGGAAGTTTCGCAATCCGTATTTTCTCTACTTTACTACGTTTGCGCAGCATTTCCTCGATATTCTTCAAGTTGGCGGTTCCTCCCGTCAGGATGATTCCTGCCAGCAGTTTATCATCAAATCCGGATAGCTGTACCTGGTTCCATACGTTGGCGATGATTTCTTCGGCACGGGCTTCGATGATATTGTTGAGGTCGGCTACTTTGAGGGTACGACTGTCATCGTCCAGTTTGCAGGTAGCTTCTTCTTGTTCCGGGTCTTCCTCGTAGAGGACGTCACCATAGGCTTTCTTCAGGCGTTCCGCTTCTTCTTCCTCCATTTGCAGGGTGGTGATGTCGCGCGTGATGCTGTTGCCACCTAGCGGCAGTACGGTCAGGAAGCGGAGAATGTTGTTCTTGTAAACAGAGATGGTGGTCGTGTCTGCGCCGAGGTCGATGAGTGCGCAACCCGAACGGCGTTCGCTTTCTGTCAGTACGGCGTTGGCTGTAACGAGTGGAGCAATCAGTTGGTCGGCAATGTCGATTTTAGCCTGCTGGAAACAGTGTTCCAGATTTTTCCGTACGGAAGCGCGGGCAACGATATTGAGGAAACGGCCTTCGATATGGCTTCCTACCAGTCCAACGGGATTGGCTTGCAGGTTATTGCCTACCTTATATTCCTGTGGCGCTACGTCCAGTATATCCATATCGACTACCGGGATGGCGATATTCTCGTCGCCGATAGCGCTTACGAGCTCTTCCGATATGATGGCTTCATCTTCCAGGTCGCGACTTACTACGTTGCGGACTGTGCGGAGTGACTGTCCGCCGATGCCTACATATACTTTGGCAATTGAGTTTTTCAACTCACCTTCCAGTCTGTTGATGATAGAAGTAAGGCTTTGTGCCGTTTTGTCCAGGTTAAAGATTACTCCCTTACGGATGAACGTAGAAGAGTCTTCCTGGGCATATGCCAATACCTGCATACTTCCGTCACTGTTCTTTCTTCCGGCCACACCGGTTATCTTCGATGAACCAAGTTCAATAGCGGCGATAAATTCTGTTGTTGCCATCTCTTTATTTACAATTTAATTATTTACAATTTACTATTTAGAGAGACTTGTCACTCATCACTCATAATCTATTACTCATCACTCTCTCTTTGTGCAGATAATTTGGTTACTGAACTCAAGATTGATACGTGAATACTTGTTCCAGCCTACCTGGTTGAGTCCTTTCTTATAGAATTCTTTCAGGCGTGCCAGTTTGTTTTCAAAGTTTTCCAGTTTTCCCAGATAGATAAGGTGGTCGCCTACACGCGGCACTAATTCGATACTGCGGTCGGACAGCACATGAATTTGTTCTATCTGGGCATCCCAGAACTTATTGTTATGCAAAAATACACCAAACTTATATAAATCCTTCATTGCAAACGACTTTTCTACGTTTCCGGTGACAATTACCCGGTGTGCGACACATTTTGCCTCCGGTGGCATGACGGTTCCTTTGTTGTCGAGATAGTAATTCTCACCGTTGGCACTCATCACCCGCAGGATAGGAATACGCTGTGTCACCTCCACGCAGACTTTGCCGCTTGGAGTCTTGTAACATTCTGCTTCATCAATCAACGGATGCTTACTTAACTCCCGTTCCAACGACTTGGTGGAGATGCGCTCCATCTTTTTCCCGATGGGATAGATACCTTTATGCTGAAGGATACCTTTCAATTCGTCCTTGGTGATGAAGCCGGCGTAAGCTGTATCCTTGATAACCAGTTCCATGTCACGGCAGGTCTGGTCTGCAGGCTTGCGGTTGAAGGCGCTGATAGCTACGACGAGGTAGGCTATAAGCATCAGCATGACGATGGACAGAAGGATTCTCTTTACCATAAGCTTTATCGGTTTTCGAGGATTTTACAAATCCCGGGGACATAGTTGTCGATGTCACCGGCTCCCAAAGTTATTAATACTTCAATGTTTTTATCTTTCAGAATGTTCAGTATATCTTCCTTTTTGCACATACTTTTTTCGATGCCGGGGCGTAGATTGTCATAGATTAACTGACTGGTGACGCCGGGAATCGGTGCTTCGCGTGCCGGGTAGATGTCTACAAGGATTACTTCATCGAGCAGCGAGAGGCTGTCGGCAAAGTCCTGATAGAAGTCACGCGTACGGGAGTAAAGATGCGGCTGGAAGATGGCTGTGATTTTCTTGTCTTTGTAAAGCTCACGCATAGACAGTACGCTCTGTTTGATTTCAGAGGGGTGGTGTGCGTAGTCGCTTAGGAAGACAATGCGGTCGTTCTTGATTTTGAAATCGAACCGGCGGTCTACTCCGCGGAAACTGGCCATTCCTCTTTTAATCTCCTCGGCAGTCACTCCGTTCAGGTACGCCAGTGCCATGGCAGCTACGCCATTCTCAATGTTGATGCTTACCGGGACTCCCAGTTGGATGTCATTGATGCGGGTGTCCGGGGCTACAAAGTCGATGAATATCTCTCCGTTGCCGATGCGGATGTTCTCTGCGTGGAAATCGCCTTCGTCACGTGAATAGGTGTAGACACGTACGCCGGGCTGCACTTTCGGTTGCAGGGAGATGCCTTTGCGGATTATCAATGCACCGCCCGGTTGGATAAGGGTGGTGTAATGTTCGAAGCTTTCCAGATAGGCTTCCGCTGTTCCATAGATGTCGAGATGGTCGGGGTCTGTCGAGGTGATGACGGACATAAATGGCGACAGCCAGTGGAAGGAGCGGTCGAACTCGTCGGCTTCGATAACCGTGTAGGGGCTTTTCTGGGAAAGCAGCAGGTTTGTTCCGTAGTTCTTCGAGATTCCGCCGAGGAAAGCGGTACATTCTACGTGTGACTGGTGGAACAGATGGGCGGTCATGATAGAAGTGGTGGTCTTGCCATGAGTACCGGCTACGCACAGGCCTTTGCTCGAATGGGTAATTGTGCCCAATACCTGGGCGCGTTTCTGTATTTCGAATCCGTTGTTGCGGAAATAGACTAATTCTTCGTGTTCCTGCGGAACGGCGGGAGTGAATATGACGAGGGTGCTTTCCTTGTCCTTACAGGCTTCCGGAATCAGGCCGACGTTTTCTTCGTAATGTATTTGTGCGCCTTCGGCGATTAGTGTTTCAGTCAATGGAGTAGGGGTGCGGTCGTATCCTGCCACTACTTTTCCTTTGAAGAGGAAGTAACGTACAAGCGCACTCATACCGATGCCGCCGGCACCAACGAAGTAGACTGATTTTATTGTTTCGATATTCATTTCTTTTTATTTTTTATTTTAGGCACGGATTACACGGATTTCACGGTTTCATGATGTGTCAGTATTTTACGTTTT
The DNA window shown above is from Bacteroides faecium and carries:
- the ftsZ gene encoding cell division protein FtsZ encodes the protein MDEIVQFDFPTDSPKIIKVIGVGGGGGNAVNHMYREGIHDVTFVLCNTDNQALAESPVPVKLQLGRSITQGLGAGNRPERARDAAEESIEDIKSQLNDGTKMVFITAGMGGGTGTGAAPVIARIAKEMDILTVGIVTIPFIFEGEKKIIQALDGVERIAQHVDALLVINNERLREIYADLTFMNAFGKADDTLSIAAKSIAEIITMRGTVNLDFADVKTILKDGGVAIMSTGFGEGENRVTKAIDDALHSPLLNNNDIFNAKKVMLNVSFCPSSELMMEEMNEIHEFMSKFREGVEVIWGVAIDNSLESRVKITVLATGFGVEDVPGMDTLHAARSQEEEERQLQLEEEKEKNKERIRKAYGESASNIGSKSLRKRRHIYLFNTEDLDNDDIIAMVEDSPTYMRDKTTLTKIRTKAALEEEVATEEATDDNGVITF
- the ftsA gene encoding cell division protein FtsA encodes the protein MATTEFIAAIELGSSKITGVAGRKNSDGSMQVLAYAQEDSSTFIRKGVIFNLDKTAQSLTSIINRLEGELKNSIAKVYVGIGGQSLRTVRNVVSRDLEDEAIISEELVSAIGDENIAIPVVDMDILDVAPQEYKVGNNLQANPVGLVGSHIEGRFLNIVARASVRKNLEHCFQQAKIDIADQLIAPLVTANAVLTESERRSGCALIDLGADTTTISVYKNNILRFLTVLPLGGNSITRDITTLQMEEEEAERLKKAYGDVLYEEDPEQEEATCKLDDDSRTLKVADLNNIIEARAEEIIANVWNQVQLSGFDDKLLAGIILTGGTANLKNIEEMLRKRSKVEKIRIAKLPRNTVHAPSNILKKDGSQNTLFGLLFEGNQNCCLTETAPQPAPAPATSKPEPAEVHKTVDMFEDDQELKEQARIARLKKEEEEREAKTAAKEAEKLRKQKEKEEKERRKREAGPSWIQRKIDSLTKEIFSDDDMK
- a CDS encoding cell division protein FtsQ/DivIB, translated to MVKRILLSIVMLMLIAYLVVAISAFNRKPADQTCRDMELVIKDTAYAGFITKDELKGILQHKGIYPIGKKMERISTKSLERELSKHPLIDEAECYKTPSGKVCVEVTQRIPILRVMSANGENYYLDNKGTVMPPEAKCVAHRVIVTGNVEKSFAMKDLYKFGVFLHNNKFWDAQIEQIHVLSDRSIELVPRVGDHLIYLGKLENFENKLARLKEFYKKGLNQVGWNKYSRINLEFSNQIICTKRE
- a CDS encoding UDP-N-acetylmuramate--L-alanine ligase; this translates as MNIETIKSVYFVGAGGIGMSALVRYFLFKGKVVAGYDRTPTPLTETLIAEGAQIHYEENVGLIPEACKDKESTLVIFTPAVPQEHEELVYFRNNGFEIQKRAQVLGTITHSSKGLCVAGTHGKTTTSIMTAHLFHQSHVECTAFLGGISKNYGTNLLLSQKSPYTVIEADEFDRSFHWLSPFMSVITSTDPDHLDIYGTAEAYLESFEHYTTLIQPGGALIIRKGISLQPKVQPGVRVYTYSRDEGDFHAENIRIGNGEIFIDFVAPDTRINDIQLGVPVSINIENGVAAMALAYLNGVTAEEIKRGMASFRGVDRRFDFKIKNDRIVFLSDYAHHPSEIKQSVLSMRELYKDKKITAIFQPHLYSRTRDFYQDFADSLSLLDEVILVDIYPAREAPIPGVTSQLIYDNLRPGIEKSMCKKEDILNILKDKNIEVLITLGAGDIDNYVPGICKILENR